In a single window of the Methanolobus psychrophilus R15 genome:
- a CDS encoding DNA-directed RNA polymerase subunit A'', with protein sequence MSISEATIDSMIGQLDLPKNIMKTLKDDAIKAGVTKKELEEIIERLLESYQYALVEPCEAVGVVSAQSIGEPGTQMTMRTFHYAGVAEINVTLGLPRLIEIVDARKLPSTPMMTIALESGYATDRDLARALAWEIEATHIENLADITTDLANMQLIIDLNEKNLVQRSLTPDQIADKIRDEMDVVVTVSGNISNQIILTPNAPSYRELLQLAKNIHTITLKGIEGIKRVVIRKDGEEYTLYTEGSQLKEVLQIEGVDVTRTYTNNVEEIYDVFGIEAARNAIITEANNTLGEQGLTVDIRHIMLVSDIMCCDGEVKQIGRHGISGEKASVFARAAFEVTVNHLLDAGMRGDLDELNGVTENIIVGQPIKLGTGDVHLISR encoded by the coding sequence ACAAAGAAGGAGCTTGAGGAGATCATCGAGCGCCTTCTGGAAAGCTACCAGTATGCCCTCGTGGAGCCATGTGAAGCTGTAGGTGTCGTTTCAGCACAATCTATCGGGGAGCCGGGAACGCAGATGACGATGCGTACCTTCCACTACGCCGGTGTCGCTGAAATTAACGTTACACTTGGTCTGCCCAGGCTTATCGAGATAGTTGACGCAAGGAAACTGCCAAGCACACCTATGATGACAATTGCACTGGAATCAGGATATGCGACCGACAGGGACCTGGCCCGTGCCCTTGCATGGGAAATTGAGGCAACGCATATAGAGAACCTTGCAGATATAACGACAGATCTCGCTAATATGCAGCTTATCATCGACCTCAATGAGAAGAACCTGGTGCAGAGGTCACTCACACCGGATCAGATCGCTGACAAGATACGTGATGAGATGGATGTTGTCGTAACTGTTTCCGGCAATATCTCAAACCAGATAATACTGACACCGAATGCTCCTTCTTACAGGGAACTACTCCAGCTTGCCAAGAACATCCATACCATCACCCTCAAAGGCATTGAAGGTATCAAGAGAGTCGTTATCAGAAAAGATGGCGAAGAGTACACTCTATATACGGAAGGATCACAGCTTAAGGAAGTCCTGCAGATAGAGGGAGTAGATGTCACGAGGACATATACCAACAATGTAGAGGAGATCTATGATGTATTTGGTATCGAGGCTGCAAGGAATGCAATCATCACTGAGGCCAACAATACCCTTGGAGAGCAGGGACTTACTGTAGACATCAGGCATATCATGCTCGTATCCGACATAATGTGCTGTGACGGCGAGGTAAAGCAGATTGGCAGACACGGAATTTCAGGAGAGAAGGCCAGTGTATTTGCCCGTGCAGCTTTTGAAGTTACTGTTAACCACCTCCTGGATGCAGGAATGCGCGGGGACCTCGATGAGCTCAATGGTGTTACGGAGAACATTATAGTAGGACAGCCGATCAAGCTTGGTACAGGCGATGTCCACCTTATTTCCAGGTAA
- a CDS encoding 50S ribosomal protein L30e — translation MDINIDKALIKVIRTGKVIIGSNRTVDAAMNNEAKMVVLAANCPKDVRAKIESTNVPILNYKGTGMELGPACGKPYIIAAMAIIESGESDILAAS, via the coding sequence ATGGATATTAACATTGATAAAGCACTTATCAAAGTCATCAGAACCGGCAAGGTCATAATAGGATCAAACCGTACCGTCGATGCCGCCATGAACAATGAGGCAAAAATGGTTGTACTGGCTGCAAACTGCCCGAAGGATGTAAGAGCAAAGATAGAAAGCACAAATGTGCCCATACTGAACTATAAAGGAACAGGTATGGAACTGGGACCTGCATGTGGTAAGCCGTACATCATCGCTGCAATGGCTATCATTGAAAGCGGTGAATCGGACATACTGGCTGCATCTTAA
- the nusA gene encoding transcription elongation factor NusA-like protein has product MSEIKLSTEGLRYIALFEELTKATVKDCIIDDGRIIYVIKAGDMGAAIGKNGDHINRVKKTVDKQIDLVEYSDEPVAFIKNAFSPITVRSVNIVDRNNKRLAYVEVSNKDKGLAIGRNGKNIEKVKLVAKRHHDIDDVILQ; this is encoded by the coding sequence TTGAGTGAGATCAAGCTGTCTACAGAAGGGCTGAGATATATAGCTTTATTTGAAGAACTGACAAAGGCAACTGTCAAGGATTGTATAATCGATGACGGGCGCATAATATATGTGATCAAGGCAGGCGACATGGGAGCTGCCATCGGAAAGAATGGCGATCACATAAACCGCGTCAAAAAAACTGTGGACAAACAGATCGATCTCGTGGAATATTCTGACGAGCCGGTCGCATTCATCAAGAATGCCTTCAGCCCCATAACAGTCAGGTCAGTTAATATTGTGGACAGGAACAACAAGCGATTAGCTTATGTAGAAGTATCCAATAAGGACAAAGGACTTGCCATTGGACGAAATGGAAAAAACATAGAGAAGGTTAAGCTTGTTGCAAAGCGGCATCATGACATAGATGACGTAATCCTTCAGTGA
- a CDS encoding 30S ribosomal protein S12P, translated as MPNGKYAAHTLQSIRKNARWKDSYYNRRTLGLDVKADPLGGAPQGRGIVLEKVGVEAKQPNSAIRKCVRIQLIKNGRQVSAFCPGDGAINFIDEHDEVTVERIGGRMGGAMGDIPGVRFKVIAVNNVSLREMVIGRKEKPRR; from the coding sequence ATGCCAAATGGAAAGTATGCAGCTCACACACTTCAGAGCATTCGTAAGAACGCAAGGTGGAAAGACTCCTATTACAACAGGCGCACACTCGGACTGGACGTAAAGGCCGATCCGCTCGGTGGCGCACCGCAGGGACGAGGAATTGTCCTTGAGAAAGTGGGTGTCGAAGCAAAACAGCCGAACTCGGCTATCAGGAAATGCGTAAGGATCCAGCTCATCAAGAACGGACGTCAGGTGTCAGCATTCTGCCCTGGTGACGGAGCTATTAACTTCATCGATGAACACGACGAAGTAACTGTAGAGAGGATTGGTGGCCGTATGGGTGGTGCAATGGGTGATATTCCCGGAGTGCGCTTCAAGGTAATTGCCGTAAACAATGTATCTCTCAGGGAAATGGTCATCGGCCGCAAGGAAAAACCAAGGAGATAA
- a CDS encoding 30S ribosomal protein S7P: MLKLFGKWDLTEVEVGDQGIRKYVNIDPVIVPHSNGKHAKQQFNKSEICIVERLVNNMMREETNTGKKQNAMAVVSEALDIIHTKTKKNPVQVLVEAISNAGPREEVVRLKYGGISVPKAVDTSSQRRVDTALRYISMGAKQASFKSKKSAASALAAEILAAANRDAKCFSINRKDAKERVAKAAR, translated from the coding sequence ATGTTAAAGTTATTCGGCAAATGGGACCTCACAGAGGTAGAAGTTGGGGACCAGGGAATCAGGAAATACGTCAATATCGACCCCGTAATAGTTCCCCACAGCAATGGAAAGCATGCCAAGCAGCAGTTCAATAAATCCGAGATCTGTATCGTTGAGCGCCTCGTCAACAACATGATGAGGGAAGAGACCAACACAGGAAAGAAACAGAATGCAATGGCTGTTGTGAGTGAGGCCCTTGACATAATCCACACAAAGACAAAGAAGAATCCGGTACAGGTCCTTGTAGAAGCTATCTCCAATGCAGGGCCCCGGGAAGAGGTCGTAAGACTCAAGTACGGCGGCATATCCGTCCCAAAAGCAGTCGACACTTCATCCCAGAGACGTGTGGACACTGCGCTCAGGTACATCTCCATGGGTGCAAAACAGGCTTCATTCAAGTCAAAGAAGAGTGCTGCAAGCGCCCTGGCTGCAGAGATACTCGCTGCTGCAAACCGGGATGCAAAATGCTTCTCCATCAACAGGAAGGATGCTAAGGAAAGAGTCGCAAAGGCAGCACGTTAA
- the fusA gene encoding elongation factor EF-2, with translation MGRRKKMVERVTALMNEPEKIRNIGIVAHIDHGKTTLSDNLLAGAGMISKELAGRQLFMDSDEEEQQRGITIDASNVSMVHQYDGVDYLINLIDTPGHVDFGGDVTRAMRAVDGAVVVIDAVEGTMPQTETVLRQALREHVKPVLFINKVDRLINELKVDSQEMQIRLGKLIDHVNKLIKGMNEERYKAGWKVDAAQGTVAFGSALYNWAISVPMMKKTGVSFNDVYNYCREGDMKTLADKCPLHEAVNDMVIRFLPNPLQAQEGRTNVIWHGDRQSPIAKSMATADAKGDLAFMVTDISMDPHAGEVATGRLFSGSLTRGLEVYVTGAAKTNRIQQVGIFMGPERLEVEIIPAGNIAAVTGLRDAFVGSTVTTLDGMTPFESIKHASEPVVTVAVEAKHMKDLPKLVDVLRQVAKEDPTLSITLDEETGEHLMAGMGELHLEVIAHRIERDKKVEITTTPPIVVYRETIRGKAGPVEGKSPNRHNRFYVHIEPLEEGVRGLIRSGEISMRMPEVERREKLMAAGMEKDEAKSIVDIFESNIYLDMTKGIQHLSETMELILEGFHEVMKAGPLSREPCMGIKVKLVDAKLHEDAVHRGPAQIIPASRQSIQAAMLMADDTLLEPYQKVFIHVPQDQMGGATKEIQGRRGIIYNMTSEGDMTVIESKAPVSELFGFAGDIRSATEGRAMWSTEFAGFETLPTNLTVEIIGSIRQRKGLKKELPQAADYLSP, from the coding sequence ATGGGCAGAAGAAAGAAGATGGTGGAGCGTGTGACTGCGCTCATGAACGAGCCGGAGAAGATACGTAACATTGGTATCGTTGCACACATAGACCACGGAAAAACCACTTTGTCTGATAACCTCCTTGCAGGAGCAGGCATGATCTCAAAAGAGCTTGCAGGCAGGCAGCTCTTCATGGACTCCGATGAAGAAGAGCAGCAGAGAGGTATTACAATTGATGCATCAAACGTTTCAATGGTGCACCAGTACGATGGTGTTGACTACCTTATCAACCTCATCGACACACCAGGTCACGTAGACTTTGGTGGCGATGTCACTCGTGCAATGCGCGCCGTGGACGGAGCAGTTGTGGTCATTGACGCTGTTGAAGGCACAATGCCGCAGACCGAGACCGTGCTCAGGCAGGCCCTCAGGGAACATGTTAAGCCAGTATTATTCATTAACAAAGTAGACCGCCTCATTAATGAACTTAAGGTAGACTCCCAGGAAATGCAGATCAGGCTCGGAAAGCTTATCGACCACGTGAACAAGCTCATCAAGGGCATGAACGAGGAACGATACAAGGCAGGATGGAAAGTAGATGCTGCACAAGGTACCGTTGCTTTTGGTTCAGCTCTTTACAACTGGGCCATCAGTGTGCCCATGATGAAGAAGACAGGCGTCAGTTTCAACGATGTTTACAACTACTGCCGCGAGGGAGATATGAAGACACTTGCTGACAAGTGCCCACTCCATGAAGCGGTCAACGACATGGTCATCAGGTTCCTTCCAAACCCACTGCAGGCTCAGGAAGGCAGGACCAATGTCATCTGGCACGGCGACAGACAATCACCAATTGCAAAGTCAATGGCAACTGCAGACGCAAAGGGAGACCTTGCATTCATGGTCACTGACATATCCATGGACCCACATGCAGGAGAAGTCGCAACAGGAAGACTGTTCAGCGGTTCCCTCACCCGTGGCCTTGAAGTATATGTAACTGGTGCCGCAAAGACGAACAGGATCCAGCAGGTAGGTATCTTCATGGGTCCGGAGAGGCTCGAAGTGGAGATTATACCTGCAGGTAACATTGCAGCAGTCACCGGCCTGAGAGACGCGTTCGTCGGTTCCACTGTAACCACACTGGACGGAATGACACCGTTTGAGAGCATAAAGCACGCTAGCGAACCTGTGGTGACGGTAGCAGTCGAAGCTAAGCACATGAAAGACCTTCCAAAGCTCGTTGATGTGCTCAGACAGGTAGCAAAGGAAGACCCCACACTTTCGATCACGCTCGACGAAGAGACCGGCGAGCACCTGATGGCAGGCATGGGCGAACTGCACCTTGAGGTCATTGCGCACAGGATCGAGCGTGACAAGAAAGTAGAGATCACAACCACACCTCCGATAGTGGTATACCGTGAGACCATCCGTGGAAAGGCAGGCCCTGTTGAAGGTAAGTCACCAAACAGGCACAACCGGTTCTACGTGCACATCGAACCTCTCGAGGAAGGTGTCAGGGGCCTTATCAGAAGCGGTGAGATTTCCATGCGCATGCCAGAGGTCGAGCGCAGGGAAAAACTCATGGCAGCAGGCATGGAAAAGGACGAGGCAAAGAGCATCGTAGATATCTTTGAAAGCAACATCTACCTGGACATGACCAAAGGTATCCAGCACCTGAGCGAGACTATGGAACTCATTCTTGAAGGTTTCCATGAGGTAATGAAGGCAGGACCCCTCTCAAGGGAACCATGCATGGGAATAAAAGTGAAGCTTGTAGATGCAAAGCTGCACGAGGACGCTGTCCACAGAGGACCGGCACAGATCATCCCTGCATCCAGGCAGTCCATCCAGGCTGCAATGCTCATGGCAGATGACACACTCCTGGAACCATACCAGAAAGTGTTCATCCATGTGCCACAGGACCAGATGGGCGGAGCAACCAAAGAGATCCAGGGTCGCCGTGGTATCATTTACAACATGACCTCTGAAGGCGATATGACGGTCATCGAGTCCAAAGCACCGGTGTCCGAGCTGTTTGGATTTGCCGGAGACATCAGGTCCGCAACAGAAGGCCGCGCAATGTGGAGCACTGAGTTTGCAGGATTTGAGACCCTCCCGACAAACCTTACTGTCGAAATCATTGGTTCCATAAGACAGAGGAAAGGTCTGAAGAAGGAGCTTCCACAAGCAGCCGACTATCTAAGCCCGTGA
- a CDS encoding elongation factor 1-alpha, with protein MAAVKPHMNLAVIGHIDHGKSTLVGRLMFETGAVPAHLIEKYKAEAREKGKESFAFAWVMDSLKEERERGITIDIAHRRFDTDKYYFTVVDCPGHRDFVKNMITGASQADAAILVVAAPDGVMAQTKEHVFLSRTLGINQLIIAVNKMDASKYSQERYEQVKKDVGQLLGMVGFKASEIPFIPTSAFEGDNMSKKSANTPWYTGPTILESLNALKEPDKPDKLPLRIPVQDAYTISGIGTVPVGRVETGIMKKGDSVIFNPSGVTGEVKSIEMHHEEAPQAGPGDNIGWNVRGVGKNDVRRGDVCGPTANPPSVADEFTAQIVVLQHPSAITVGYTPVFHCHTAQTACTLLAINKKLDPKSGQVKEENPTFIKAGDAAIVTIKPTRPMVIEPVKEIPQLGRFAIRDMGMTIAAGMCISVTQKK; from the coding sequence ATGGCAGCTGTCAAACCACACATGAATTTAGCAGTCATCGGTCACATTGACCACGGCAAGTCTACCCTTGTCGGAAGACTGATGTTCGAAACAGGAGCAGTCCCTGCTCACCTGATCGAGAAATACAAAGCAGAAGCAAGAGAGAAAGGAAAGGAATCTTTCGCCTTCGCATGGGTCATGGACTCACTTAAGGAAGAGCGTGAGAGAGGTATTACAATCGATATCGCTCACAGAAGATTCGACACTGACAAGTACTACTTCACAGTCGTGGACTGTCCAGGTCACCGTGACTTTGTCAAGAACATGATCACCGGTGCATCCCAGGCAGACGCAGCTATCCTTGTAGTCGCTGCACCTGATGGTGTAATGGCCCAGACCAAGGAACACGTGTTCCTGTCCAGGACCCTCGGTATCAACCAGCTGATCATTGCTGTCAACAAGATGGACGCATCAAAATACAGCCAGGAAAGATACGAGCAGGTCAAGAAAGATGTAGGACAGCTTCTCGGAATGGTCGGATTCAAGGCCAGTGAGATCCCATTCATCCCGACATCAGCATTTGAGGGCGACAACATGTCCAAGAAGAGCGCAAACACTCCTTGGTACACCGGCCCAACCATCCTCGAGTCACTCAACGCACTCAAAGAACCAGATAAGCCAGACAAGCTTCCACTCAGGATCCCTGTGCAGGATGCATACACCATCTCCGGCATCGGAACTGTGCCTGTGGGCAGAGTTGAGACAGGTATAATGAAAAAGGGTGACAGTGTCATCTTCAACCCAAGCGGTGTAACCGGTGAAGTCAAGTCAATTGAGATGCACCATGAAGAAGCACCTCAGGCAGGACCTGGTGACAACATTGGCTGGAACGTAAGAGGCGTAGGCAAGAACGATGTCCGCAGAGGAGATGTCTGTGGCCCGACAGCAAACCCACCATCCGTTGCAGATGAATTCACTGCACAGATAGTTGTGCTCCAGCACCCATCCGCGATCACAGTAGGCTACACACCAGTATTCCACTGCCACACTGCGCAAACTGCATGCACACTGCTTGCTATCAATAAGAAACTTGATCCCAAGTCAGGCCAGGTAAAGGAAGAGAATCCAACCTTCATCAAGGCAGGAGATGCAGCAATCGTTACCATTAAGCCAACAAGGCCAATGGTTATCGAACCAGTAAAGGAAATCCCACAGCTCGGAAGGTTCGCCATCCGTGACATGGGTATGACCATTGCTGCTGGCATGTGCATAAGTGTCACACAGAAGAAATAA
- a CDS encoding 30S ribosomal protein S10P: MSQKARIRLSGISPVNLDGVCDQVKAIADRTGVSISGPVPLPTKKMVVPVRKSPSGDGTATWDHWEMRVHKRLIDIAADERALRQLMRIQVPKDINIEIVLQN; the protein is encoded by the coding sequence ATGTCACAGAAAGCTAGAATAAGATTATCAGGAATCAGCCCGGTTAACCTTGACGGCGTTTGCGATCAGGTAAAAGCTATCGCAGACAGAACAGGAGTAAGTATCTCAGGGCCGGTTCCACTACCTACTAAAAAGATGGTAGTTCCGGTCAGGAAGAGTCCAAGCGGTGACGGTACCGCAACATGGGACCACTGGGAAATGCGTGTCCACAAGAGGCTCATCGACATTGCAGCCGATGAACGTGCACTCAGGCAGTTAATGCGCATCCAGGTCCCAAAGGACATCAACATCGAGATAGTATTGCAGAACTAA
- a CDS encoding quinolinate synthetase complex, A subunit, which yields MADIQIRTKDTLSIIKDIIKLKEEKDAVILAHNYQIADVQDIADFIGDSLELARKAATLDNEVIVFCGVDFMAETAAVLSPEKTVLLPAPDANCPMSDMITAGELRVLKERFPEAAVVCYVNTSAEVKAKSDICCTSANAVKVVESLKEKQVLFVPDRNLGRYVARFTDKEILPWEGFCFVHDRITSDDVMRARDAHPGAELLVHPECRPEVIDLADHVFSTSGMIKHVCSSDSKEFIIGTEVGILHRMEKDCPDKSCYPLSSGAICMTMKRTDIQKVHRALETLTPRVTVPEDIAERARMAIQRMLAIK from the coding sequence ATGGCTGATATTCAAATAAGGACAAAGGACACTCTATCTATAATCAAGGATATCATTAAGCTCAAAGAAGAGAAGGACGCGGTGATCCTCGCACACAACTACCAGATCGCAGATGTGCAGGACATTGCTGATTTCATCGGAGACTCGCTGGAGCTCGCAAGAAAAGCAGCTACCCTTGATAATGAAGTCATTGTTTTCTGCGGCGTTGACTTCATGGCAGAGACCGCAGCCGTCCTCTCACCTGAGAAAACAGTGCTTTTACCGGCACCCGATGCCAACTGTCCTATGTCAGACATGATCACCGCAGGTGAATTGCGTGTCCTCAAGGAAAGATTCCCTGAAGCCGCTGTTGTCTGCTATGTGAACACCAGTGCCGAGGTAAAGGCCAAAAGCGACATCTGCTGCACTTCCGCAAATGCCGTGAAGGTCGTAGAGTCACTTAAAGAGAAACAAGTCCTTTTCGTCCCGGACAGGAACCTTGGACGCTATGTAGCCAGATTCACGGACAAGGAGATACTCCCATGGGAAGGTTTCTGTTTCGTACATGACAGGATAACTTCCGATGATGTGATGCGCGCCAGGGATGCGCATCCTGGGGCAGAATTGCTTGTCCACCCTGAGTGCAGGCCGGAAGTCATTGACCTTGCAGACCACGTATTCTCCACATCCGGAATGATAAAGCATGTCTGCTCAAGCGACAGCAAGGAGTTCATTATAGGAACCGAGGTAGGGATACTGCACCGGATGGAAAAGGACTGTCCGGACAAGTCCTGCTATCCGTTATCTTCCGGTGCCATCTGTATGACTATGAAAAGAACGGATATCCAGAAAGTGCACAGGGCTCTTGAAACTCTTACACCCAGGGTAACAGTGCCTGAAGATATTGCAGAAAGGGCACGTATGGCTATCCAGAGGATGCTCGCTATCAAATAA
- a CDS encoding UBA/THIF-type NAD/FAD binding protein produces the protein MLTEVELERYARQVMLFGKDGQERLKKARVFIAGAGGLGCPVALYLAAAGVGYLRIVDKDLVERSNLNRQVLHWEQDIGKEKVMSVEEKLLAINPHIGIEALCQVIDQINVSELVGDADLIVDAMDNYPTRYLLNRTAHEKNIPLIHGAIRGFDGQATTVIPGKSACLSCIFPCAPPTEVFPVVGVTPGIIGMIQANEVIKYLVGAGKLLTDRLLIWNGLLAEMDTLRFSRRCDCEICGHGSADV, from the coding sequence ATGCTAACTGAAGTTGAACTTGAACGCTATGCAAGGCAGGTCATGCTCTTTGGTAAGGACGGCCAGGAGCGTCTGAAGAAAGCCCGGGTCTTCATAGCAGGTGCAGGCGGCCTGGGATGTCCTGTGGCGCTGTATCTTGCAGCGGCAGGAGTGGGCTATCTCAGAATAGTGGACAAGGACCTTGTAGAGCGTTCCAACCTGAACAGGCAGGTGCTTCACTGGGAGCAGGACATCGGAAAAGAGAAGGTCATGTCTGTTGAAGAGAAACTGCTTGCTATCAACCCGCATATCGGGATAGAAGCCTTATGTCAGGTCATAGATCAAATAAACGTTTCTGAACTTGTCGGTGATGCAGACCTGATAGTAGATGCCATGGATAACTATCCGACACGCTACCTGCTCAACCGTACAGCCCATGAGAAAAATATTCCGCTCATCCATGGTGCGATACGAGGTTTTGACGGCCAGGCAACAACTGTGATTCCTGGGAAGTCCGCGTGCCTTAGCTGTATCTTTCCCTGTGCTCCGCCGACAGAGGTATTTCCGGTGGTGGGGGTGACCCCTGGTATTATCGGCATGATACAGGCCAACGAGGTTATCAAATACCTGGTGGGAGCAGGCAAACTGCTCACGGACCGCCTTCTTATATGGAATGGCCTCTTGGCCGAGATGGACACTTTAAGGTTCAGCAGGCGCTGTGACTGTGAAATATGCGGGCATGGCTCTGCAGATGTGTAA
- a CDS encoding Sep-tRNA gives MDIRVQKTFEALFALEDVRETLRDSVPDGIGLHEGDRFHEQMSRVKAIINDLEAGTGSPEVTRIAGNMEIRSREEEYINIQPIQAAGRLTPEARKALIAYGDGYSACDNCRKPFRLDKISKPPIADFHTELAAFLNMDTARVVPGARRGFQAVASSLVGSGDSVIVSGLAHYTEFLAVEEAGGIVKEVPVSAGNKITPDAVAEKIETVIIETGKLPKLVMIDHFDYQFANEHDVRSISKVAHQYDIPLLYNGAYTVGVMPVDGKKMGADFVVGSGHKSMASPAPSGVLATTDEWADVVFRTTQMTGDVTKRKFGIKEVEMLGCTLMGSTLMGMMASFPVVKERTLHWDEEVKKSNFFMERLLSIQGSRVMSEYPRKHTLSKVDTTGSFDVVAQSHKRRGFFLSDELSKRGIAGEFAGATRMWKLNTYGLSWEKMRYLADSFQEIAGKYELQIV, from the coding sequence TTGGATATAAGAGTTCAGAAAACATTCGAGGCACTCTTTGCCCTGGAAGATGTCCGCGAAACGCTTCGTGACTCCGTGCCTGATGGCATAGGTTTGCACGAAGGGGACAGATTTCATGAGCAAATGAGCAGAGTGAAGGCAATTATCAATGATCTGGAAGCTGGCACAGGCTCTCCTGAGGTGACCAGGATAGCCGGTAACATGGAAATTCGTAGCCGTGAGGAAGAGTACATCAATATACAGCCCATCCAGGCTGCCGGCAGGCTCACACCTGAGGCCCGCAAGGCCCTCATAGCCTACGGGGACGGCTATTCAGCCTGTGACAACTGCCGCAAGCCCTTCCGCCTGGATAAGATCTCAAAACCCCCGATTGCTGATTTCCACACCGAGCTTGCGGCTTTCCTTAACATGGACACCGCTCGCGTGGTTCCCGGTGCCAGGAGGGGTTTCCAGGCTGTAGCATCCAGTCTCGTAGGGTCGGGTGACTCTGTGATAGTGTCCGGACTTGCCCACTATACGGAATTCCTTGCCGTGGAAGAGGCAGGTGGTATCGTTAAGGAGGTTCCGGTAAGTGCCGGGAACAAGATAACTCCGGATGCTGTTGCTGAGAAGATAGAAACCGTAATCATCGAAACCGGAAAATTGCCAAAGCTCGTCATGATAGACCATTTTGACTACCAGTTCGCCAACGAGCACGATGTACGCAGCATATCGAAGGTCGCCCACCAGTACGATATCCCTCTGCTTTACAACGGTGCATATACAGTGGGTGTCATGCCGGTGGATGGTAAGAAAATGGGGGCTGACTTTGTAGTGGGTTCCGGTCATAAGAGTATGGCTTCTCCCGCGCCTTCAGGTGTGCTTGCGACCACTGATGAATGGGCTGATGTGGTGTTCAGGACAACACAGATGACAGGGGATGTTACCAAACGCAAGTTCGGCATAAAGGAAGTGGAAATGCTGGGGTGCACTCTAATGGGATCTACGCTCATGGGAATGATGGCCTCCTTCCCTGTAGTCAAAGAGCGAACACTGCATTGGGATGAGGAGGTTAAAAAGTCTAACTTCTTCATGGAAAGGCTGCTGTCCATTCAGGGTAGCCGGGTCATGTCTGAATACCCCAGGAAGCACACTCTTTCGAAGGTAGATACCACCGGCAGCTTCGATGTGGTGGCTCAAAGCCATAAGAGGAGAGGTTTCTTCCTGTCCGACGAGCTTTCAAAAAGGGGCATCGCAGGAGAATTTGCAGGCGCGACACGCATGTGGAAGCTGAATACCTATGGCCTGTCATGGGAAAAGATGAGGTATCTTGCGGACTCGTTCCAGGAAATAGCCGGGAAATATGAGCTTCAAATTGTTTAA